GGCGCGTTCGGCGGGTTGACGCAGAAGGGAGGGTTGACgctgtcggcggcggcggcggcgaggctcgCGGCGGCGTCCCCGCCCTGGGTGCCAGCGTTTGCAGGAGGCGGCAGGTACGGCGTCGGCTGCACTTCCCTGACGAAGTTGAGCTTGAAGAGCGCGTTCATCAGCGAGTTCCTCTTGCTCTGCCTCAGCGCTCTCGCCTCTGCTCCACAAACAAAGACTCGGCTTAGTTAGCACCATTGATTGATTACGCAATGCAGTGCAGGCAACACGAATATCATCAACAAGGAAATGGGAAACTGATCACAGTGGTATTTGGCAATGCAAGCCTCACTCTGTTTTCAGAGATCGAAAGGTGGACTGACTGACACTCTAACGAGAAAAAAAATGATAAAATATGACGCCTGCTGGGAGTGAGCTTACCACACTGTGGAGTGGTGCCgagcaggaggagcaggaagatgagcatcgacggcggcagccgaCGGCTGATTCTGGAACTGCTGCGTCCCATGATCTCGCCGTTGGTCCGCCCTGTTATGATCTCCACAGTCCGACTGGCACCGGTAGTAGCCAGTGGTTCAGCACTGGTCGGGGAGGTGGTGCTTGTTATAGCAGCCAGGGGCTTGGACAACAAAGATGGGTTGTGGATCGGCCATGGATATATCCCAAAGAAAGAAATGGGAAAAAGGAGAGAGGTCGATCCGTGTAGAAAGGAGTGAAGTGCAGTGGAGTGGCGACGATGATACTCTGATACTCTTCCTCTAGGAGCTCCTCTAGCCTCTCCTCGATTCGCTTTAGCTTTCGGGAGGAAACGTGGCCCGTCGTCGCTGGTAAATTGCCGAGCGACCGCTTTATTGTGTATCCTCGTCATTAGCATTGCCTGCCATGGCATGGACTGAACTGGTGGTGTGTGTTTTTCCATTCCTGCCTGCGTTTCTTGCCGATTAGTTTTGGTATCTATGCTTGCTTGCCAACGGGGCAACTCCGCCAGCAAACGGCACAAGGATATCTCATCTCCTGTTGTACTCTCACTTGCTTTACGCATGTTGAAGGAAAGCGCTCGCTCGTGGACTGCTCTTCGTTTTGGGGTCGGGGTCTGGCAAAGCTATCTCTCATCTCTCTGAATGTTGTGAGGTAGCAACGCTTGCCATGCCGCCAAGCTCACTGTTACTGACGACTGGCTTCTGATATATGCTCTCTTTAGACCTGGGAATGGCGAAAATTGTGCAGTGTTCTAATTGGTATAATAATACTGTGGTGGTGTCAATGCCTACTTGGCATTGCCAGATACATTATCCTATTATCATGTTGCCCTGTTGATCTAAGTTGTGTACCAGACAACAGGTCAGAGCATCTGAGCTTTTACATGAACCAAGTCTTAAGCTAGACAAAAGCCAGATACATCAACTGGCTGCTAACTCCTGTTTTCGCCTACAGCAGACCAACACACAATCTATGATGAAAAATCCAACAACTAATTTCAGAACCAAAGCAACGTCAAGATCATGTACATAAGTTTCATTACGTTGTTGGTTCACATACATAACAAACCACATACCCAATAGCGTATCATAGCACCCCGTTATGGCAACAGTGCATCAGAGCTGCCACAAGTTTACTCAGCCAACTGCACACCAGCCAGGTTTTAGTACCTTTTCACATTTAGACAACGTAAACGCATCACATTCTAACAACTCGCTACCATACGGCAAAACTAGTTTCCCACTTGCACGTTCCAATGTGTAGTACTCGGAAACAACAAGACTGCAACCTCATGTCCTGTGCATGGCGTTTATCATCATGGAAGGCGTGGTGAGAGGAGGTGTTAGACAAAGCTCACCTCAGTAATCATAGTCCTTCATACCCCTGTTGGACTCTGCCATCTCAATTTCTATCAAGCACTCCTCTTGGCTGAGCGGAGGAAGCCCATTCTTGTTGCGCGTGTAGTTGTGCTTGTGCCAGGCTGATTTGCAATGGTCTCTGTACGACTTGTCCTCCACAACTATGGCACACTCTTTGCATCTTTTCTGGTTTTTGCCTAGTGCCTGACCCTGGGTTTCCACTTCACTAGAGAGGCTCTGTTTCTGCATGGTCTCGCTTAGCTGAGCAATAGCAACTGCCTCCTTTGTTGCAGGGACAGAGTGAACCTTCTCCACATTGTCTTCCACATTGTCATATTGGTCTGTAGAAGAGCCACCTTCTGCATGTGCTGACACTGAGAGTACTTCAACCCTCCCTTGCACATCCTTCAATCTCTCTTCACACGAGTGCAGAATAGATGGCTCAATCTCACATACCTGCAAAACATTATCAACAGAGTACACCAATtaatggacatgaagatatcacgGTTTTGGTGAATAACACCATCAGTTTCAGGAAGGAGAAAAACGGCAAGCAGCCTAAGTAGACTTGAATGTTGAGATAACTATAGATGAACAGTACCAAAAGGAGCAGCCGAGAAAGCTTATGAATGATACAACCTCTTACTAAATGATAGCGCAAACCATTTACCAGCTCTACAACCACGGGGCAAGATACAAACTAGTATATCAtccgatatactccctccgtacaGAAATGTATGACGTTATAGCCACATCATAGGTTCACTCACTTTTATTTGTATCTAAGTTCTAGACTACTTTTACTGTGTAGGTTCACTCATTTTAGTTTATATCTAGTCTACTTCAAAAAtatctaaaacatcttatattagtgCAAGGAGGGAGTATTAATTTAAATTTATGGAAGACACATTTAGTGGGGAACTCGCAAGGATGAAAATCTCATAAAAATCATAATCAGGCAACACAGTAATGGCTCACAGTCGCAGAAACATAATCTGGAAGACTTGCAATACATCATCCTACATTAACTGAAGGGAGACTAATTCAGTGGGGAACCCCACATGGATAAAAATCTGATAGAAAATCATAATCAGGTAACGCGGTAATGGCTGGGAGAAACATAATCTATAAGACTTACAAGGGAAGACTGACTGCCAGATTCATCCTTTGAAATAACAATAGCGTTCCACTCATCAAGCTTCTCCATAAGACCAGCCAGATTGGACTTTGGTGCAGTGAACCGCACCGTCAATGGTGCACGCTTTATAGGGAAGTGCTCAATGAGCTTCTTGATAACCTTGAGTGCCTGAAAATTTGGTGAAAATGCAAATGAGGATAGCCTACGGGGTAGATAAAAAGATAACACAGCTATAACAATATTAGTATGCTGCTACATTTATCATGTTGTCCCAAGTGCAGGTTAAGAAAAAAAAGGTTAAAACAAAACATAAACGTGCAAGTATCATCATTACTGTCACAGAGTTCACTTAAGTGTTTTCATAACGAGAAATTGCGTCAGTAGAAGCTATTGTTATTGGGTTGACTCCAAAGGAAGAGAACTGAAATAGGtatgcattttcttctcttaCCAGGCTATAGTAGCAAAAACCAAGAAAATCCATTGGAAAGTTATGATAGATTCAACACAAGTGATACACAATTAATGGACATCTAATAGTGCCCTGGCTATTTTTAATCATGCTCTAGTTATACATACAGAAGATAGTAAGATGTATATAACAAAGCGAACAGCCTCTAATGTATCACCTTTAAGTGAATACCTCCAGAAAGGAGGATTCACATACATTTCTTGCAACTGAGGTTTGGCACATGCCACATTCGTGTTCACAGTAACATAATTTTTTCATGCTACTAGACCTGAACTCAACGGAACAAAGGCTGAGAGAATGCTTCTTAGTTCTTACTAGTTTCTTCCAATTGGAACCAATTCAGATTAAATAGTATATTTGCTGCATCAGTAAGAGATCATCACTTCAGAAACACTATTCTCAGCTCTTCTGCCAACTACTAGTCCTACACAACATCAATGGTTTGTAGGGCGTGCCTACTTTGCAAATGCAGATATCTGCACTTGCGTCCTCACTCCCCTTTTCTGCATGTTTCATTTTGTATTTACCAGGAATAAGATGAACTTCAACGACGGTGTGCTTCTATCCTTAGCTCATATTTTACCACCTACGTTTAGTGGGATTGCATAATATCTTTAGGCAAAGTTGAtagaaaataaacaaaaaaaagtgGTCACTGTTCTATTCCAATAGCAGGGAAGGCAGAAAGTCGGCAGCTAACTGTTCATTCAGGCGGTTTTGACACATAAAACAGCTAACAGTGGTACAGATATCTTTAGTTATGTTTAAATGACGGTGGCATACAGTGCTGTTAAAATAAATAACTAGTTCCCTGATAATACAGAATAACAGGAATCAAAAGGTCGGGTATTTctacaatgtgtatgatactgcaGCCCAATTTGCAAATGCAGATATCTGCACTTGCATCCTCACTCCCCCTTTCTGCATGTTCCATTTTGTATTTACCAGGAATAAGATGAACTTCAACGACGGTGTGCTTCTATCCTTAGCTCATATTTTACCACCTATGTTTAGTGGGATTGCATAATATCTTTAGGCAAAGTTGATtgaaaataaacaaaaaaaaaagtggtCACTGTTCTATTCCAATAGCAGGGAAGGCAAAAAGTCGGCAGCTAACTGTTCATTCAGGCGGTTTTTTGACACATAAAACAGATAACAGTGGTACAGCTATCTGTAGTTATGTTTAAATGATGGTGACATACAGTGCTGTCAAAATAAATAACTACTTCTGTGATAATACAGAATAACAGGGATCAGAAGGTCAGGTATTTCTACAATGTGCATGTACTGCAGCCCAATTTGCAAATGTGCCTAATTTGCAAATGCAGATATCTGCACCTGCGTCCTCACTCCTCCTTTCTGCATGTTCCATTTTGTATTTACCAGGAATAAAATGAACTTCGACAACGGTGCGCTTCTATCCTTAGCTCATATTGTACCACCTATGTTTAGTTGGATTGCATATTTTCTTTGGGTAGGCCAGAAGTCGGCAGCTTACTGTCCATTCAGGCAGTTTTGACACATAGAAGTATAGAACAGTTAACAGTGGTGCTATTTTTAGTTATGTTGTAAATGATGGTGAGCTACAGTGCCATCAAAATAAATAGCTACTACTCCAATAATACAGGATAACAGGAATCAGAAGGTCGGGTATTTgtacaatgtgtatgatactacggCCGAGGAAAGCAACAATAAGATATCAGGAGGTCAGCTATTTCTACAATGTGTATGATAGTAAGGCTTAAAGCACAATTCCCTAAAGAATGCAGAAAGTGGGCAGCTAACTGTTAATTCAGGCGGTTTCGACACATTAAACAGTTTACAGTGGTACTGGTatccttagttgtgttctaaatgatggtGACAATACAGGATAACAGGAATCAGAAGGTCGGGTAGGTATTTctacaatgtgtatgatactgcaGCTCAAAGCAACAATAAGATATCAGGAGGTCAGCTATTTCTATAATGTGTATGATAATCAGGCCTAAAGCAGCAATTCCCCATAAAATGCAGGCACGCTGCAGGTTCAGAATGCAAACGATGTGTGCTGAACACATCATGATCTCCTCACGAGTTGAAAGAAGGTGAGCAGTATATATCCATAGAAGTTGGCAAGCTACCTGTTCCTTGGAGGTAAGGTTTGGATCG
This region of Lolium perenne isolate Kyuss_39 chromosome 2, Kyuss_2.0, whole genome shotgun sequence genomic DNA includes:
- the LOC127336224 gene encoding uncharacterized protein, which translates into the protein MSRTLVQPVGQKRLTNVAVVRLRKIGQRFEIACFPNKVLSWRTRVEKDLDEVLQSHTVYSNVSKGVLAKSKDLIKAFGTDDLTKICVEILEKGELQVSGKEREAQLSSQFRDIATIVMEKTINPETRRPYTMTMIERLMHEIHFAVDPNLTSKEQALKVIKKLIEHFPIKRAPLTVRFTAPKSNLAGLMEKLDEWNAIVISKDESGSQSSLVCEIEPSILHSCEERLKDVQGRVEVLSVSAHAEGGSSTDQYDNVEDNVEKVHSVPATKEAVAIAQLSETMQKQSLSSEVETQGQALGKNQKRCKECAIVVEDKSYRDHCKSAWHKHNYTRNKNGLPPLSQEECLIEIEMAESNRGMKDYDY
- the LOC127336223 gene encoding uncharacterized protein — its product is MRKASESTTGDEISLCRLLAELPRWQASIDTKTNRQETQAGMEKHTPPVQSMPWQAMLMTRIHNKAVARQFTSDDGPRFLPKAKANRGEARGAPRGRVSEYHRRHSTALHSFLHGSTSLLFPISFFGIYPWPIHNPSLLSKPLAAITSTTSPTSAEPLATTGASRTVEIITGRTNGEIMGRSSSRISRRLPPSMLIFLLLLLGTTPQCEARALRQSKRNSLMNALFKLNFVREVQPTPYLPPPANAGTQGGDAAASLAAAAADSVNPPFCVNPPNAPPTSSTPPFTSTGPSSSTPSAPDQLPPITPIPPSFEPSPPAGTTTPGSSPGTGTPTVTPTPINPPQFAPSPPGTAPPSPIVVVPSPPDDSGPGSGGGGGGEGGGGGGGGGFMPPIIYPPPLAPPMAPGAGQALWCVAKPTVPDPILQEAMDYACGSGAECRSIQPAGACSQPDTVLAHASYAFNSYWQMTRANGGTCDFGGTATIVTSDPSYDQCAFNLV